In Diachasmimorpha longicaudata isolate KC_UGA_2023 unplaced genomic scaffold, iyDiaLong2 ctg00000132.1, whole genome shotgun sequence, one genomic interval encodes:
- the LOC135171965 gene encoding ribosome biogenesis protein BRX1 homolog: MTNKSLKRKREMENVKQGIPKDEGEVLPAKRSSDEPPVKREKWTNRQRVLVFASRGINHRDRHLMEDLKSLMPHHRTEAKMERQKNLQVVNEICEAKNCNKAVLFEGRRKRDLYMWFSNVKSGPSAKFLVENIYTMGEMKVTGNCLKGSRPILSFDENFSKNPHYALLRELFTQIFGVPNHHPKSKPFFDHIYTFSVLDNRIYFRNYQILTEDGGLAEIGPRFILNPVKIFAGSFGGETLWDNYFYISPAKYRQAVNKKAGGKYINRLEQKTAQKAHKPEVSYAFNPLDDIFK; encoded by the exons atgacaaacAAGTCACTGAAACGGAaaagggaaatggaaaatgtgaAGCAAGGAATACCTAAGGACGAGGGAGAAGTCCTTCCTGCTAAGAGGTCGTCAGATGAGCCACCAGTTAAAAGG GAAAAATGGACGAACCGACAAAGGGTCTTGGTCTTCGCGTCCAGAGGGATAAATCATCGAGACCGTCACTTGATGGAGGATTTGAAGTCACTCATGCCTCATCATCGAACAGAAGCTAAAATGGAAAGGCAGAAGAACCTCCAGGTGGTGAACGAGATTTGCGAAGCCAAAAATTGTAACAAGgcggttttattcgaagggaggaggaAGAGAGATCTCtacatgtggttttcaaatgtcaAAAGTGGTCCCTCTGCCAAATTTTtggttgagaata tttacacaatgggagaaatgaaagtgacaggcaattgcctaaagggatcacgtccaattctctccttcgatgagaacttttcaaaaaatcctcactacgccctcctgcgaGAGTTGTtcacccagatatttggtgtgcccaaccaccaccccaaaagcaagcccttcttcgaccacatctacacattcagcgtcctggacaacaggatatacTTCAGAAACTAccagatcctgactgaagatggaggattagCAGAAATAGGTCCcagatttattttaaatccagtgaaaatattcgccgggagtttcgggggagaaaccctctgggacaactacttttacatctctccagcgaagtATCGTCAAGCCGtcaataagaaagctggtggaaagtatATAAATAGACTCGAGCAGAAGACGGCACAGAAGGCgcacaagcctgaggtctcgtatgCGTTTAATCCATTGGATGACATATTTAAATGA